From Endozoicomonas sp. 8E, the proteins below share one genomic window:
- a CDS encoding F-box/WD repeat-containing protein, which translates to MHGINNPPVTEPLPAQVQALSLTPTGNSVGRSITVPDKEKKSSFQDLTSDTLSLIFRHLKLRDIRSLQKVCTRLRDLIKEDNTLAKAWYRQLSSAHQNQLRMTISRKDKNQLRAWFESFSNDQALLKTLTNLQPTSVYSPALLFFTRAELMSQCKTFELVTKATIDIKSEVYSVDLSADGHYLVTANGDNTAKIYCQKADGTWGKITSIAHDERVKSAIFSPDSHHLLTAGDDDTVKIVNRECDESWQPNTTISHDAGINSASFSTDSRHVLTACYDGITQIHSRNDDDRSWQLSATLPLPHYIPVYSAFFSTDARHVVTACDDKMAKILSQRDDRLWEVEGVITHNAPVMSATFSADGCYLVTASSDGKAKICEKKADGSWEKNTTIQHRKTVHSAVFNPDNRHVVTASKDRTVKIVGRKANGLWEEKATFSHKNWVSSATFSPDGRHLVTVSYDNTAKIIGQQDDGSWLEKANIVHDDSISSATFSADGSQVITSSVDGVVKITELRRNHLLSAVTE; encoded by the coding sequence ATGCATGGAATAAATAATCCTCCTGTCACTGAACCACTACCAGCGCAAGTTCAAGCTCTATCACTAACACCAACGGGTAACAGTGTGGGCAGGTCCATTACTGTACCTGACAAGGAAAAAAAATCTTCTTTTCAGGATTTAACCTCAGATACGCTGTCCCTGATTTTTCGCCATTTGAAACTTCGGGATATTCGCAGTTTACAAAAGGTATGTACCCGCCTTCGCGACCTGATCAAAGAAGACAACACACTGGCAAAAGCCTGGTATCGCCAGCTTTCTTCGGCACACCAGAATCAACTGAGAATGACCATCAGCAGAAAAGACAAGAATCAACTCCGAGCCTGGTTTGAGTCGTTTTCTAATGATCAGGCGTTACTCAAAACACTTACAAACCTCCAGCCCACAAGTGTTTATTCACCTGCTCTGTTATTTTTCACCAGGGCTGAGCTGATGTCTCAATGTAAAACCTTTGAATTAGTCACTAAAGCCACCATTGATATAAAGTCTGAAGTCTACTCAGTCGACCTCAGTGCTGATGGCCACTATCTGGTCACCGCCAATGGCGACAATACGGCAAAAATCTACTGCCAAAAGGCTGATGGAACCTGGGGAAAAATAACCTCTATTGCCCATGACGAAAGGGTCAAATCAGCGATTTTTAGCCCCGATAGTCACCATCTACTTACTGCTGGTGATGATGACACAGTAAAGATAGTTAATCGGGAGTGCGATGAATCATGGCAACCAAACACTACCATTTCCCATGATGCAGGCATCAATTCAGCCAGCTTCAGCACCGACAGTCGACATGTCCTGACCGCCTGTTATGATGGCATAACGCAAATCCATAGCCGGAACGACGATGATAGATCATGGCAGTTATCAGCCACCCTTCCCCTTCCCCATTACATACCTGTCTATTCAGCCTTTTTCAGCACCGATGCCCGCCATGTGGTGACCGCCTGCGACGATAAAATGGCGAAAATCCTTAGCCAGAGAGACGATAGATTATGGGAAGTAGAAGGTGTCATTACTCATAATGCTCCTGTCATGTCAGCCACCTTCAGTGCCGATGGTTGCTATTTGGTTACCGCCAGTAGTGATGGCAAAGCGAAAATCTGTGAGAAGAAAGCCGATGGATCATGGGAAAAAAATACCACCATTCAACACAGGAAAACTGTCCATTCGGCCGTTTTCAACCCCGATAACCGTCATGTAGTGACCGCCAGCAAAGATCGCACAGTGAAAATAGTCGGCCGAAAAGCCAATGGCTTATGGGAAGAAAAAGCCACCTTTTCCCACAAGAATTGGGTCTCATCAGCCACCTTCAGCCCTGATGGCCGCCATCTGGTGACTGTCAGCTATGACAACACGGCAAAAATCATTGGTCAGCAGGACGATGGCTCATGGTTAGAAAAAGCCAACATTGTCCATGATGACTCTATTTCATCGGCCACCTTTAGCGCCGATGGCAGCCAGGTGATCACATCCAGTGTGGATGGCGTAGTAAAAATCACTGAACTACGGAGGAATCATTTATTGTCTGCTGTCACTGAGTGA
- a CDS encoding F-box/WD repeat-containing protein, translating into MHGINNDSVIEPPPQVQALSLTPTGNHAGRSITVPDKEKKSSFQDLTSDTLSLIFRHLKLRDIRSLQKVCTRLRDLIKEDNALAKAWFRQFSSAHQNQLRMSINRKDKNQLRAWFELFSNDQALLESLTDRQPTSVYSPALLFFTRAELMSKCKTFELVTKATIDKTYEANSATSFEDHMNMSHLNRVVSAALSADGRYLVTANGDKTAKIYDHQPDGTWEKKTTIPHDRQVKSAVFSPDSHHLATASVNGTAIIFDLRCDESWEPNTTIVHGRDIKSVGFSTDSQHVVTASFDYTAKIHSQKDDGSWQLTAIIPHNDLVNSATFSTDGCHVITASLDKTVKIYSQMDDRSWKEKDVITHNDGVLSATFSADGRYVATASKDCIATIYEKKSDGAWEINTTIQHSQAFNLATFSPDSRHLVTASNNYLMKIYGRKANGLWEVKAIFDHEPFVVSATFSPDGRHVVTASNYLTRAKIFGQQDDGTWLEKATIIHDRRISSASFSADGSQVITSSFDGIVKITELRRNHLLSAVTG; encoded by the coding sequence ATGCATGGAATAAATAATGATTCCGTTATTGAACCACCACCGCAAGTCCAGGCACTATCGCTAACACCAACGGGTAACCATGCGGGCAGGTCCATTACTGTCCCTGACAAGGAAAAGAAATCTTCATTTCAGGATTTAACCTCAGATACGCTGTCTCTGATTTTTCGCCATTTGAAACTTCGGGATATTCGCAGTTTACAAAAGGTATGTACCCGCCTCCGCGACCTGATCAAAGAAGATAACGCACTGGCAAAAGCCTGGTTTCGACAGTTTTCTTCAGCACACCAGAATCAACTGAGGATGTCCATCAACAGAAAAGACAAGAATCAACTCCGGGCCTGGTTTGAATTATTTTCTAATGATCAGGCATTACTCGAGTCACTCACAGATCGCCAACCGACGAGTGTTTATTCACCTGCTTTATTATTTTTCACCAGGGCTGAGCTGATGTCTAAATGCAAAACTTTTGAGTTAGTCACAAAAGCCACCATTGACAAAACATATGAAGCGAACTCAGCCACATCCTTTGAGGACCACATGAATATGTCACACCTAAATAGGGTTGTATCGGCCGCCCTGAGTGCTGATGGCCGCTATCTGGTCACCGCCAATGGAGACAAAACGGCAAAAATCTACGACCACCAACCTGATGGAACATGGGAAAAAAAAACCACCATTCCCCATGACAGACAGGTCAAATCAGCGGTTTTCAGCCCCGATAGTCATCATCTAGCAACTGCCAGTGTGAATGGCACGGCAATAATATTTGATTTGAGGTGCGATGAATCATGGGAACCAAACACCACCATTGTCCATGGTCGTGACATCAAATCAGTCGGCTTCAGCACCGATAGCCAACATGTGGTGACCGCCAGTTTTGATTACACAGCGAAAATCCATAGCCAGAAGGATGATGGATCATGGCAGTTAACAGCCATCATTCCCCATAACGATTTAGTCAATTCAGCCACTTTCAGCACCGATGGTTGCCATGTGATCACAGCCAGTCTCGATAAAACGGTGAAAATTTACAGCCAAATGGACGACAGATCATGGAAAGAAAAAGATGTCATTACCCATAATGATGGCGTCCTGTCAGCCACCTTCAGCGCCGATGGTCGCTATGTGGCCACCGCCAGTAAAGATTGCATTGCGACAATCTATGAGAAGAAGTCCGATGGAGCATGGGAAATAAATACCACCATTCAACACAGCCAAGCTTTTAACTTGGCCACCTTCAGTCCCGATAGCCGTCATCTGGTGACTGCCAGCAACAATTACTTAATGAAAATATACGGTCGAAAAGCCAATGGCTTGTGGGAAGTAAAAGCCATCTTTGACCATGAGCCATTCGTCGTATCAGCCACCTTCAGCCCTGATGGTCGCCATGTGGTGACTGCTTCTAACTATCTCACAAGGGCGAAAATTTTTGGTCAGCAGGATGATGGAACATGGTTGGAAAAAGCCACTATTATCCATGATCGCCGGATATCATCGGCCTCCTTCAGCGCCGATGGCAGTCAGGTGATCACATCCAGTTTCGATGGCATAGTGAAAATCACTGAACTTCGGAGGAATCATTTGTTGTCTGCTGTCACTGGGTAA
- a CDS encoding F-box/WD40 repeat-containing protein has protein sequence MHGINNDSVNEPPLPHIQDLSLTPTGNHAGRSITVPDKEKKSSFQDLTSDTLSLIFRHLKLRDIRSLQKVCTRLRDLIKEDNALAKAWYRQFSSAHQNQLMMTITRKDKNQLRAWFESFSNDQALLKTLTNLQPTSVYSPALLFFTRAELMSQCETFELVTKATIDIESIVHSADLSADGRYLVTANRDDTAKIYGQKADGIWEIKTTIPHDQEVISAIFSPDSHHLLTVSACKARICDLEYNESWEPNTTIRHNCQISSATFSTDSRHVMTASHDDTAIIHSQKDDGSWQLTAILPHNQSVNSAFFSTDGRHVVTACNDCTAKIHSQNDELWEEKDVIRHNNIVLSAAFSPDGRYVVTASQDYNAKIYEKKSDGSWEENSIIQHSKAVRSATFSPDGRHLVTASKDYTVKICGRKANGLWEEKASFTHKLWVSSASFSPDSRHLVTTVMFCKTAKIIGQQDDGTWLEKANIVHDDFITSATFSADGSQVITSGFDGIVKITELRRNHWLSAVAE, from the coding sequence ATGCATGGAATAAATAATGATTCCGTTAATGAACCACCACTACCGCATATCCAGGATCTATCGCTAACACCAACGGGAAACCATGCGGGCAGGTCCATTACAGTACCTGACAAGGAAAAGAAATCTTCATTTCAGGATTTAACCTCAGATACGCTGTCCCTGATTTTTCGCCATTTGAAGCTTAGGGATATTCGCAGTTTACAAAAGGTATGTACCCGCCTCCGCGACCTGATCAAAGAAGATAACGCACTGGCAAAAGCCTGGTATCGACAGTTTTCTTCAGCACACCAGAATCAACTGATGATGACCATCACCAGAAAAGACAAGAATCAACTCCGAGCCTGGTTTGAGTCGTTTTCTAATGATCAGGCGTTACTCAAAACACTTACAAATCTCCAGCCCACAAGTGTTTATTCACCTGCTCTGTTATTTTTCACCAGGGCTGAGTTGATGTCTCAATGTGAAACCTTTGAATTAGTCACAAAAGCCACCATCGATATAGAGTCTATAGTGCACTCAGCCGACCTCAGTGCTGATGGCCGCTATCTGGTCACCGCCAATCGAGACGATACGGCAAAAATCTACGGCCAAAAGGCTGATGGAATATGGGAAATTAAAACCACAATTCCTCATGATCAGGAGGTCATATCAGCAATTTTCAGCCCCGATAGTCACCATCTGTTAACCGTTAGTGCGTGCAAGGCGAGGATATGTGACCTGGAATACAATGAATCATGGGAACCAAACACCACCATTCGCCATAATTGTCAGATCAGTTCAGCCACCTTCAGCACCGATAGTCGTCATGTCATGACCGCCAGTCATGATGACACTGCAATAATCCATAGTCAGAAGGATGATGGATCATGGCAGTTAACAGCCATCCTTCCCCATAACCAATCTGTCAATTCAGCCTTTTTCAGCACCGATGGCCGTCATGTGGTAACCGCCTGCAATGATTGTACGGCGAAAATCCATAGCCAGAACGACGAATTATGGGAAGAAAAAGATGTCATCCGCCATAACAATATTGTCCTGTCAGCCGCTTTCAGCCCCGATGGTCGCTATGTGGTGACCGCCAGCCAGGATTACAATGCGAAAATCTATGAGAAGAAGTCCGATGGATCATGGGAAGAAAATAGCATCATTCAGCACAGTAAAGCTGTCAGATCAGCCACCTTCAGCCCCGATGGTCGTCATTTAGTGACGGCCAGCAAAGATTACACAGTGAAAATTTGCGGCAGAAAAGCCAATGGCTTATGGGAAGAAAAAGCCTCCTTTACCCATAAGCTTTGGGTCTCATCAGCCTCCTTCAGCCCTGATAGCCGCCACCTGGTGACAACTGTCATGTTTTGTAAAACGGCGAAAATCATTGGCCAGCAGGATGATGGAACATGGTTAGAAAAAGCCAATATTGTCCATGATGACTTTATCACATCGGCCACCTTTAGCGCCGATGGCAGCCAGGTGATCACATCCGGTTTTGATGGCATAGTGAAAATCACTGAACTACGGAGGAATCATTGGTTGTCTGCTGTCGCTGAGTAA
- a CDS encoding F-box/WD40 repeat-containing protein, with amino-acid sequence MHRIDNNPGPELPIPQVQALSLTPTGNHAGRFITEPDQEKKPSLQHLASETLSFIFRHLKLRDIRSLQKVCTRLRDVIKEDNALAKAWFRQFSSEHQSRLLMTLTRKDKHQLRAWFESFTNDQVLLGSLTDRQPTSVYLASLLFFTRVEMMSQCKTFELVTKSTIDKTYNPNSATSEVDRLRMVHLSGVDSAALSADGRYLLTANNDCSAKIYGCMADGTWEIKTIIRHYGDTRSAIFSPDSRHAVITSDAKAMIYDLGCNESWEQNTIILHGRDIKSAIFSSDSRHVATVSIDDTTQIHSQKDHGSWELTATLPRRNAVLSATFTLVGCHLVTACRDKTVKIYSQKGDGSWEQKDIISHDSVVELATFSADGCYVIIASTDCKAKIYGKKCDGSWVENTVIQHGNHLNSATFSPDARHVVTASSDRTVKIYGRKTNDFWEEKATFSYSGSVLSATFSPDGCHVVTTIFFSKTAKIIGEQDDGSWLEKANIAHDDWISSATFNADGSQVITSSQDGIVKITELRRNHLLSAVAEQHLHVCAERHFVSCTDQTVLNFHSEIVSD; translated from the coding sequence ATGCACAGAATAGATAATAATCCCGGTCCTGAACTACCAATACCGCAAGTTCAAGCTCTATCGCTAACACCAACGGGCAACCATGCGGGCAGGTTCATTACTGAACCTGACCAGGAAAAGAAACCTTCATTGCAGCATTTAGCCTCAGAGACACTGTCCTTTATTTTTCGCCATTTGAAACTTCGTGATATTCGCAGTTTACAAAAGGTATGTACCCGCCTTCGCGACGTAATCAAAGAAGATAACGCTCTGGCAAAAGCCTGGTTTCGCCAGTTTTCTTCAGAACACCAGTCTCGGCTATTGATGACCCTCACTAGAAAAGACAAGCATCAACTCCGAGCCTGGTTTGAGTCGTTTACCAATGATCAGGTATTACTCGGGTCACTCACAGATCGCCAGCCGACGAGTGTTTATTTAGCCAGTCTGTTATTTTTCACCAGGGTTGAGATGATGTCTCAATGTAAAACATTTGAATTGGTCACTAAATCCACCATTGACAAAACTTATAACCCCAACTCAGCCACCAGCGAAGTTGATCGCCTCCGTATGGTACACCTCAGCGGAGTCGACTCAGCCGCCCTCAGTGCTGATGGCCGCTATCTGCTCACCGCCAATAACGACTGTTCGGCAAAAATCTACGGCTGCATGGCTGATGGAACATGGGAAATAAAAACCATCATTCGCCATTACGGAGACACCAGATCAGCGATTTTCAGCCCCGATAGTCGCCATGCTGTCATCACCAGTGATGCCAAGGCAATGATATATGATCTGGGATGCAATGAATCATGGGAACAAAACACCATCATTCTCCATGGTCGTGACATCAAATCAGCCATCTTCAGCAGCGATAGTCGGCATGTCGCGACTGTCAGTATTGATGACACAACACAAATTCATAGCCAGAAGGATCATGGATCATGGGAGTTAACAGCCACCCTTCCCCGTCGGAATGCTGTCCTTTCAGCCACTTTCACCCTTGTTGGCTGTCATTTGGTAACCGCCTGTCGGGATAAGACGGTGAAAATCTATAGCCAGAAGGGCGATGGATCCTGGGAACAAAAAGATATCATTTCCCATGATAGTGTTGTCGAGTTAGCGACCTTCAGCGCCGATGGTTGCTATGTGATCATCGCCAGTACCGATTGCAAGGCGAAAATCTATGGCAAGAAGTGCGATGGATCATGGGTAGAAAATACCGTCATTCAACACGGTAATCATCTCAACTCGGCCACCTTCAGCCCCGATGCCCGCCACGTAGTGACTGCCAGCAGCGATCGCACAGTGAAAATTTATGGCAGAAAAACCAATGACTTCTGGGAAGAAAAAGCCACCTTTTCCTATAGCGGGTCTGTCTTATCAGCCACCTTCAGCCCCGATGGCTGCCATGTGGTGACTACTATCTTCTTCAGTAAAACGGCGAAAATCATTGGTGAGCAGGATGATGGCTCATGGTTAGAAAAGGCCAACATTGCCCATGATGACTGGATCTCATCGGCCACCTTTAATGCCGATGGCAGTCAGGTGATCACATCCAGCCAGGATGGCATAGTGAAAATCACTGAACTACGGAGGAATCATCTATTGTCTGCTGTCGCTGAGCAACACCTTCATGTATGTGCCGAAAGGCATTTTGTTAGTTGCACTGACCAAACTGTTCTGAACTTTCATTCTGAAATTGTCTCTGACTGA
- a CDS encoding F-box protein yields the protein MHQINNDSVIKPPIMQTQALSLTGNHAGRSITVTDKEKKSSFQDLTSDTLSLIFRHLKLRDIRSLQKVCTRLRDLIKEDNTLAKAWFRQFSSAHQNQLRMSINRKDKNQLRAWFELFSNDQALLESLTDRQPTRVYSPALLFFTRAELMSQCKTFESVTIATIDKTYKANSATSDDDRDDIIHKNKINSVCLSADGRYLVTGNGDHTAKIYGHKPDGTWELKTIIRHDGVVESATFSPDIQHLVTADGNGKVKILDLRCDESWEPNTTIRHYGAVRSATFSTDSRQLVTASYDRTVKIHSRKDDDGSWQLTATLRHKDLVFSASFSTDRSHLVTACWNKTARIYSQKDGSWEVIKAIPHRDAVLSATFSAGGNYVVTATIDGKVKIYTKEADGSWEENFIIEHKETVNSATFSPDSRHLVTASDDGTVKIYDRTASGSWERETTFRLKESVAKFQQLVPTQRVRIHNSPENQTLQRVILYGLPRWRVRARGFDKPSDCRGLSATFSPDGRHMVIYHKTAFIIGQQDNGSWSEKATITHDERISSATFSADGSQVITASVDGIVKITELRRNHLLSAVTE from the coding sequence ATGCATCAAATAAATAATGATTCCGTTATTAAACCACCAATAATGCAAACTCAAGCTCTATCGCTAACGGGTAACCATGCTGGCAGGTCCATCACTGTAACTGACAAGGAAAAAAAATCTTCATTTCAGGATTTAACCTCAGATACGCTGTCTCTGATTTTTCGTCATTTGAAACTTCGGGATATTCGCAGTTTACAAAAGGTATGTACCCGCCTTCGCGACCTGATCAAAGAAGATAACACACTGGCAAAAGCCTGGTTTCGACAGTTTTCTTCAGCACACCAGAATCAACTGAGGATGTCCATCAACAGAAAAGACAAGAATCAACTCCGGGCCTGGTTTGAATTATTTTCTAATGATCAGGCATTACTCGAGTCACTCACAGATCGCCAGCCCACAAGGGTTTATTCACCTGCTCTATTATTTTTCACCAGAGCTGAGCTGATGTCTCAATGTAAAACCTTTGAATCAGTCACTATAGCCACTATTGACAAAACGTATAAAGCGAACTCAGCCACCAGCGATGACGATCGCGACGATATAATACACAAGAATAAAATCAACTCAGTCTGCCTCAGTGCTGATGGCCGCTATCTGGTCACCGGCAATGGAGACCATACGGCAAAAATCTACGGCCACAAGCCTGATGGAACATGGGAATTAAAAACCATCATTCGCCATGATGGAGTGGTCGAATCAGCGACTTTCAGTCCCGATATTCAACATCTGGTGACTGCCGACGGGAATGGCAAGGTGAAGATACTTGATCTGAGGTGCGATGAATCATGGGAACCAAACACCACCATTCGCCATTATGGTGCCGTCAGATCAGCCACCTTCAGCACCGATAGCCGACAGCTGGTGACCGCCAGTTACGATAGAACAGTAAAAATCCATAGCCGGAAGGACGATGATGGATCATGGCAGTTAACGGCCACCCTTCGCCATAAAGATTTAGTCTTTTCAGCCAGTTTCAGCACCGATAGGAGCCATCTGGTCACAGCCTGCTGGAATAAAACGGCGAGAATCTACAGCCAGAAGGACGGATCATGGGAAGTGATAAAAGCCATTCCCCATAGAGATGCTGTCCTGTCAGCCACCTTCAGCGCCGGTGGTAACTACGTGGTCACCGCCACTATAGATGGCAAGGTGAAAATTTATACCAAAGAGGCCGATGGATCATGGGAAGAAAATTTCATCATTGAACACAAGGAAACTGTCAACTCGGCCACCTTCAGTCCCGATAGCCGCCATTTAGTGACTGCCAGCGACGATGGCACAGTGAAAATTTACGACAGAACCGCCAGTGGCTCATGGGAAAGAGAAACCACCTTTCGCCTTAAGGAGAGTGTCGCAAAATTCCAACAACTCGTTCCCACGCAGAGGGTGAGAATACATAACTCCCCTGAAAACCAGACTCTACAGCGTGTGATATTGTATGGGTTACCACGCTGGAGGGTGAGAGCCAGAGGTTTTGATAAACCCTCTGATTGTCGGGGCTTATCAGCCACCTTCAGCCCTGATGGCCGACATATGGTGATTTATCACAAAACGGCGTTCATCATTGGTCAGCAGGATAATGGGTCATGGTCAGAAAAAGCCACCATTACCCATGATGAAAGGATCTCATCGGCCACCTTTAGCGCCGATGGCAGCCAGGTGATCACAGCCAGTGTGGATGGCATAGTGAAAATCACTGAACTACGGAGGAATCATTTATTGTCTGCTGTCACTGAGTGA
- a CDS encoding F-box/WD40 repeat-containing protein: MHRINNDSVIKPPIMQTQALLLTGNHAGKSITVTDKEKKSSFQDLTSDTLSLIFRHLKLRDIRSLQKVCTRLRDLIKEDNALAKAWYRQFSSAHQNQLRMSINRKDKNQLRAWFESFTNDQALLKSLTVRQPTSVYSPALLFFTRAELMSKCKTFELVTKATIDKTYEANSATSFEDRMYMALLNSVISAALSADGRYLVTANGDKTAKIYGLQPDGTWEKKAAIPHDGEVQSVIFSPDSHHVATASSNGTAKIVDLRCDESWEPNTTIRHDPVISSASFSTDSRHVVTACLDKTVQIHSRKDDGSWVSTATLPHKKFVHSAIFSTDGRHVLTTAGNTLNIHSQKDDGSWEEKDAIPHVGDALSAIFSADSRYVVTANMDGTARIFSKKADGSWEENFIIKHRKTVSSATFSPDSRYVVTASKDNTVRIYGRKADGFWEKKATFSHKDWVLSATFSPDGRHVVTASYDKTAKIIGQQDDGSWSEKAHIVHDEPISSASFSADGSQVITSSFDGIVKITELRRNHLLSAVTE, encoded by the coding sequence ATGCATCGAATAAATAATGACTCCGTTATTAAACCACCAATAATGCAAACTCAAGCTCTATTGCTAACGGGTAACCATGCTGGCAAATCAATCACTGTAACTGACAAGGAAAAAAAATCTTCATTTCAGGATTTAACCTCAGATACGCTGTCTCTGATTTTTCGTCATTTGAAACTTCGGGATATTCGCAGTTTACAAAAGGTATGTACCCGCCTTCGCGACCTGATCAAAGAAGATAACGCACTGGCAAAAGCCTGGTATCGACAGTTTTCTTCAGCACACCAGAATCAACTGAGGATGTCCATCAACAGAAAAGACAAGAATCAACTCCGGGCCTGGTTTGAGTCGTTTACGAATGATCAGGCGTTACTCAAGTCACTCACAGTCCGCCAGCCGACGAGTGTTTATTCACCTGCTTTATTATTTTTCACCAGAGCTGAGCTGATGTCTAAATGCAAAACCTTTGAGTTAGTCACAAAAGCCACCATTGACAAAACATATGAAGCGAACTCAGCCACATCCTTTGAGGACCGCATGTATATGGCACTCCTCAATAGTGTTATATCAGCTGCCCTAAGTGCTGATGGCCGCTATCTGGTCACTGCCAATGGAGATAAAACGGCAAAAATCTACGGCCTCCAACCTGATGGAACATGGGAAAAAAAAGCCGCCATTCCCCATGACGGAGAGGTCCAATCAGTGATTTTCAGCCCCGATAGTCATCATGTAGCTACTGCCAGTTCGAATGGCACGGCAAAGATAGTTGATTTGAGGTGCGATGAATCATGGGAACCAAACACCACCATTCGCCATGATCCTGTGATCAGTTCAGCCAGCTTCAGCACCGATAGTCGTCATGTCGTAACCGCCTGTTTGGATAAGACAGTGCAAATCCATAGCCGGAAGGATGATGGATCATGGGTGTCAACAGCCACCCTTCCCCATAAAAAATTTGTCCATTCAGCCATTTTCAGCACCGATGGCCGCCATGTGTTGACCACCGCTGGTAACACGCTGAACATCCATAGTCAGAAGGACGATGGATCATGGGAAGAAAAAGATGCCATTCCTCATGTTGGTGATGCCCTGTCAGCCATCTTTAGCGCCGATAGTCGCTATGTGGTCACCGCAAATATGGATGGCACAGCGAGAATCTTTAGCAAGAAGGCCGATGGATCATGGGAAGAAAATTTCATCATTAAACACAGGAAAACTGTCAGCTCGGCCACCTTCAGCCCCGATAGCCGTTATGTAGTGACTGCCAGCAAAGATAACACAGTGAGAATTTACGGTAGAAAAGCCGATGGCTTTTGGGAAAAAAAAGCCACCTTTTCCCATAAGGATTGGGTCTTATCAGCCACCTTCAGCCCTGATGGCCGCCATGTGGTGACTGCCAGCTATGACAAAACGGCGAAAATCATTGGTCAGCAGGATGATGGGTCATGGTCAGAAAAAGCCCATATTGTTCATGATGAACCTATCTCATCGGCCTCCTTCAGCGCCGATGGCAGTCAGGTGATCACATCCAGTTTCGATGGCATAGTGAAAATCACTGAACTACGCAGGAATCATTTATTGTCTGCTGTCACTGAGTGA